A region of the Synergistaceae bacterium genome:
CGTATGTGTGCTTTGCCCTGACGTTTTCCGACAGCACAGCCGAATTTTATTCCCCCGTCATCGCCCCGCAAATACAATATCCGCACCAGCCCTCCGTTTATCCTTGCGCCAGTGCGGAATATCTCATCAAACTCACGGCCTTTCCTGAGCCTTGAGACTCTAAGCACGTGTCAGAAATTTGCGTCCCTTGCGCCTTCTGTTACGGAGAATTTTGCGCCCTGAAGGTGTTTCGCTGCGGGCGAGAAATCCTATCTTGCGTTTTCTGGGTAACTTGTGAGGCTGAAATGTTCCCTTCTTCATGAACTGGCTACTCCTTTGTGAAATGAAATGATTGCCGAATTATAGCACAGTGAATTTTTAGTGTACAATGACGGCGCAAGGGGGTATTCACACGTTGAAACAGTTTATCATTGTTACGGGCATGAGCGGAGCAGGAAAGACTATGACTCTGAAGGTGCTTGAGGATTTTGGCTTCACGACAATCGACAATCTTCCGCCGAAATTACTGCCTCAGCTTTTCGCGCTTCTTGAGAAGTCAGATGCCCGCGGAGTCGTTGTTACTGTTGACGTTCGTAATGTAAACGGCGATTTCGTGAAGGTCATTGATGATGTCT
Encoded here:
- the rnpA gene encoding ribonuclease P protein component translates to MLRVSRLRKGREFDEIFRTGARINGGLVRILYLRGDDGGIKFGCAVGKRQGKAHIRTRGRRILRAAFREISGRIISGMKIVLLLQDKGLTSKSTDIQRELETLMLRRKLIK
- the rpmH gene encoding 50S ribosomal protein L34, coding for MKKGTFQPHKLPRKRKIGFLARSETPSGRKILRNRRRKGRKFLTRA